GATGTCCTGCAGGATTTCATGCCGCAAGGTGCTACCATCAATGCCGAAAGGTATTATTTCACACTGTCACGTCTGATGACTAACATCAGGCGAAAACGCCGAGGGATTCTCGATGTGGAAAACGCGGTTATCCTACACGACAACGCGAGGCCACATGTGGCAATCAGAACCGCCGACAAGCTCCGATAatttcactgggagagtctggACCACCCACCATACGGTCAGGACCTCGTCCCTAGTGGTTTCCATGTTTTCGGTCCGCTGATGACGTTTCCGGCGGGACAGCGATTGACGTGCAATGATGAAGTCTcggaacagtctcggaagagaacagcagtttacgataggtagtgaggcactggaagtggcaagggaatatatctacttaggacaggtagtgaatgcggatctggatcatgagaatgaaataatcagaagaataagcatgagctggagtgcgtttggcaggcattctcagatcatgaacagaaggttACCATTAtccaagagaaaagtttataacagatgtgtcttaccagtactcacgtacggggcagaaacttggaggcttacgaaaagggttctacttaaattgaggacgacgcaacgagctatggaaagaagaatgataggtgtaaagttaagggataagaaaagagcagattgggtgagagaacaaacgcgagttaatgatatcttagttgaaatcaagaaaaagaaatgggcatgggcagcacacgtaatgaggagggaagataaccgatggtcattaaaagttacggagtggattgcaagggaagggaagcgtagcagagggcggcagaaagttaggtgggcggatgagattaagaagtttgcagggacaacatggccacaattagtacatgaccggggtagttggagaagtatgggagaggcctttgccctgcagtgggcgtaaccaggctgatgatgatgatgatgatgatgatgatgatgatgatgatgatgatgatgaagccaagacagcagttcGACGGTGTATtcacagtcagccggacgaattctaccacaggggcatctcaaatttaatgctgcgatgggacaaatgtctgaactgcTGTGGGGACcgtgtggaaaaatagtgtaacgtacgtagaatagtacggatatttgtaattacctgtacgtaccttattttggctaataaaaaataggggcaaagactttctgattcgccttcGTATATGCAGATACACTCTCTTCTAAGCTATCCCATCCCCTCTCTACCTGTACCACGTGACCAGcgtcccacacttcacacacaaagtttctttttcctctctGCGACACTCATAATGCCTACACACTAAAAGTATGTGAAGGACACCTGCGAAACTCACGTTAACAAAGTGAGGATGTCACATTGTACACTGCCCCGCCTCTTATGCTATTAGTATAATCGCCTTATTTGCCACGCGCGCGAAAGTAACCTGGCGAGCGTTGTGCCTGAAGACGACCACGTCGTCGAGGTCCGCGCAGAGCAGCACCAGGGACTCGTTGATGCGCTCGGCCACCATGACCAGGTCGAAGGTGGCGTCCAGCCGCTCGACGAAGCGGCGCACCGCGGACGCGTTGGCGAACTGCGCCGGCTCCAGGCCCAGGTCGAAGCTCATCTGGTTGAAGCCCAGCTTGCTGCGGGTCCGCCTGCGCGCCAGCCGAGCGCTCAGCGACCGGCTCCCCGACGCCAGTTGCTCGAGGCTCAGGCGCGTCTTGGCCTGCGTGGCGAGGAGGGCGTCACCGCGTGTATAGATAGCTCGCCTCCGCTATCTGCGCAGCGGAAGAAAGATTGCACTGCTCGCATTTTACGGACTGTTCCGGTTGCGGATTGAGAACAATCACGACTGTATCATTTTAATTTTGTTCGATCGGCTGGCCGGCATACGAAAGCAAGATGGAAATAGCTCAACATAGAGTCTCCATAGCTCGAACGCTGTTGTAGCTGACCGTATTTCGAAAGAACCACTTTGCTATACCTTAACAATGCATTTGATGGTCCCAGTCCTtatctatatatatatcgcgAATTATGTTATCGTCGCAAACGCGTGGCTATAAAGCTGTGGGGGGATGGGAAATACAATAATTTGATCGTGATTTACGTGCTTCTTCAATTAGGTTCGTCTGCGCGCTCGACTGCAAGCGCGAAGAGTGGCTTTTTCACACAGGAATGGATCTCAAGATGGCGGAGATGTGCGCAACTATCTTTCCCATAATACCTATAATACACGAACTCAAAGAGTcttcgatcaatcaatcaatcaatgactGCGAGCAACACGCACCCCGAGGTCGTAGTAGGAGTAGAGCGACTCGAACAGCGCGGCCGGCTCGCGCACGATGGTGAGGAAGCGCGGCCGCACCTCGGCCTCGCGGAAGCGCGCGTGGTGCGCGAGCACGCCGAACGGCGGCGCCATGGAGCGGTGGAAGGGCCGCGGGTGGCCCAGGTAGTTGGTGCGTCGCCGTAGCGCAGCAGCACGTTCTGCACCGACGAGCTGGCGCACTTGTGCGTCTTCACGAAGCACACCGGCCGCGGGGCCGCCTGCAGACCGCAACGTCGTACGACGGGAAAACTGTTTAGCCGCAGTACGCGATGACTTCTGGTCACGCTCAATACGGTAAGACTGTCGCCTAATCGTTACAGTTCTCCATTTCGGACAACAAAGCCTCGGGCGCAGGGGCAAAAGGCAGATGTGCTCTGCCATGACGGGTCCCTAGCGCCCGAATGCACATATTCGGAGCATGAAGCAACGGAGCAAGAACATCATAAACTATCGCTACGCGCAGAACACAGTTTTATGCAATGTAAGCCAACGGAACAAAGCGCACACTTTTGCAATCATAGAGAAAAATTCATACAAGTAATGAGACCTCAAGAACATTTTAAAATTTACTGTGTACACAACCTACTAATCATTAGGACAGGAAAGCAGGTAGCCTGTATCATTCTTTTTTAAAGACTTCAGGGACACAGATTTCCGAATAACTTCTAACGCCTGTGATGTCTATTGAGAACACTGCGAATTAAGTATGAAAGCACTTGGATTCCATAGTTGGTCCGCACAAGTGGAATACTGTAATGGTCGTGCCTTAATTTGTAAAATGCATTACTACTAGAGTGCAATTTAAAATATTTAGAAGGATTGGGCTTGATTTCGTTAAAGACGAAACAGAGCAATTGCAACTCGTATAACTGGctcactttaggacggaatgttccagAAAGTACAAACCTGTGTGGTCGTTGTAGGAAAGATTTTCAACATAGCGTATCGCTTTTTTCTTTAACGTTGTCAACCTTATAATATTAGTTTTGGTTGTATATATAGCCCCAAATCAGTGCACAACATGGAAATGTGAATCAAGTGAAGTGTGACACAACTGCGACTTCAGCCACTCGGGAACTAGGTTTCTAGTTTTCTACAATACACAGAGAGACCTTGATATGTTGGCATGAATTTTATTAATATGTTGGGACCAACTTGAGTGTTCTTCAAAAAAGGACACCTAAACACTTGTAGAAGGAAACACGTTCAATCGCATTGTTTTCATATGTAAGTTGAAGTTGAGACTTGATGTTTCTTGCACGCTTTAAACGCATTGACCTTTGTGTTACTAATATTTAATTCTGGTTTATTTATACTCAGCCATAATGATAATTCTTGTAAGCATGTGTTAGCCTCAACAAGTATGTTATCAAGTTGTATACCAGAGAAAAAACACAGGTATCATCTGCATGCATAATTATTGCAGGAGTTCTTAGGATGGCTATTATATCATTGATATACATAACAAAGGATATTGGACCAAGAATAGGCCCTTGTGGTACACCACCTGTTAATTGTTGCAGTTGTGACTGATTGCATTCAAACACGTGCGCTGCATGCGACAGGAAAGATAACTGCGAATCAGATTTCGGGCAACGCCTCGAATGCCATAAAACGGTAGCTTGTAAAATAAATTATGACGTTTAATAGAATGAACACtttcgaaaaataaaaaaagtccgACAATGAATCGTTTGGTAACTATATCAGCAGTATCATTAACACAATGACCACGTTCGTTGTGAATACTTTGCTCGCGGAAAAATAAAGCACGACAATGGTGCACTCGAAGACTGCCGAGTGTAACGCTGCACTGCTTTGCCAGCGCAAAGTCGGCGCTCCGCAGGTCACGTGCACATACGATGCGCAGGCGAGCTGTCGGTGTTGAGTGCGAGTGGTTCAATGCAAACACTTAAAACCAGCACCCGGTGTCGATAAGCACGCACTCGAATGAAAAGCAAGCTAGAGAAAAGCACGTACGCCAAGCGAGCTGTAACTTGACATCTGCTCAGTTCCCTA
This Dermacentor albipictus isolate Rhodes 1998 colony chromosome 1, USDA_Dalb.pri_finalv2, whole genome shotgun sequence DNA region includes the following protein-coding sequences:
- the LOC135920903 gene encoding galactose-3-O-sulfotransferase 3-like isoform X4 → MPEFYRTRCEGSSPGCAAGAWRCCCCCCCWARRRGGPPGGKTSPLVYYRPANVIEQLQEGGPAAGVLREDAQVRQLVGAERAAALRRRTNYLGHPRPFHRSMAPPFGVLAHHARFREAEVRPRFLTIVREPAALFESLYSYYDLGAKTRLSLEQLASGSRSLSARLARRRTRSKLGFNQMSFDLGLEPAQFANASAVRRFVERLDATFDLVMVAERINESLVLLCADLDDVVVFRHNARQVRVQTRCGLRRPATGVPRAAGWRRELNAADVQLYEHFARRFEQRVRRFGMARELRLLEQRTRHWHRAGHAAGRRRPGLLGQRQGAAVPPKERQLAGVRAHDAAGVGVHGAAQEEAVGKRRH
- the LOC135920903 gene encoding galactose-3-O-sulfotransferase 3-like isoform X5, which encodes MPEFYRTRCEGSSPGCAAGAWRCCCCCCCWARRRGGPPGGKTSPRGPAAGVLREDAQVRQLVGAERAAALRRRTNYLGHPRPFHRSMAPPFGVLAHHARFREAEVRPRFLTIVREPAALFESLYSYYDLGAKTRLSLEQLASGSRSLSARLARRRTRSKLGFNQMSFDLGLEPAQFANASAVRRFVERLDATFDLVMVAERINESLVLLCADLDDVVVFRHNARQVRVQTRCGLRRPATGVPRAAGWRRELNAADVQLYEHFARRFEQRVRRFGMARELRLLEQRTRHWHRAGHAAGRRRPGLLGQRQGAAVPPKERQLAGVRAHDAAGVGVHGAAQEEAVGKRRH